In Gemmatimonadaceae bacterium, the following proteins share a genomic window:
- the upp gene encoding uracil phosphoribosyltransferase has product MDTTPGLPTLRLVSHPLVQHKLSILRDRETPTKIFKELVDEIAMLLAYEATSDLVLADATVETPLERTVGKRMSGKKLTLVPILRAGLGMVEGIYRLVPGARIGHIGLYRDHDTLEPVDYYFKVPGDASERDFFLLDPMLATGGSAVAAVASLKRAGATRIRFMCLVAAPEGVRRLAREHPDVVVYCAALDRGLNEQGYILPGLGDAGDRLFGTR; this is encoded by the coding sequence ATGGACACCACCCCCGGCCTCCCGACGCTGCGCCTCGTGTCGCACCCTTTGGTGCAACACAAGCTGAGCATCCTCCGGGATCGCGAAACGCCGACGAAAATCTTCAAGGAGCTGGTCGACGAGATCGCGATGCTCCTCGCATACGAGGCGACGAGCGATCTGGTGCTCGCCGACGCCACGGTCGAGACGCCGCTCGAGCGAACCGTCGGCAAGCGTATGAGCGGCAAGAAGCTCACGCTCGTGCCGATCCTGCGCGCCGGCCTCGGGATGGTCGAAGGGATCTACCGCCTCGTTCCGGGCGCGCGGATCGGACACATCGGTCTCTATCGCGATCACGACACCCTCGAGCCGGTGGACTACTACTTCAAGGTCCCGGGCGACGCGTCCGAGCGGGACTTCTTCCTTCTCGATCCGATGCTCGCGACAGGCGGGAGCGCGGTCGCTGCCGTCGCGTCGCTCAAACGGGCCGGCGCGACGCGCATTCGCTTCATGTGCCTGGTCGCCGCCCCCGAAGGCGTTCGTCGGCTCGCGCGCGAGCATCCCGACGTCGTGGTGTATTGCGCCGCTCTCGATCGCGGCCTCAACGAACAGGGTTACATCCTACCGGGACTCGGGGATGCCGGCGACCGTCTCTTCGGAACCCGGTAG
- a CDS encoding DUF2225 domain-containing protein — protein MTTLQQIELQCPICETRFRSQTVVSTNSFGGKRTDFHERAAGTQPLPYLIHTCSRCGYSGADRDFTDGADVSPILKERVWSELAPAINNGTRTGSEKYEAAAKVAEWQGAEPRHVADLLLRAAWCCVDEGDTEAERFFRRKAAWKFEESLSAFDGVPRDERAVINYLVGELWRRVGDTTLAETWFDRVRSEIVDSEAQQWIVEAADQQRDAPREWFS, from the coding sequence ATGACCACGCTGCAGCAGATAGAGCTTCAGTGCCCAATCTGCGAGACACGTTTCCGCTCGCAGACGGTAGTATCCACCAATTCTTTCGGCGGGAAGCGTACTGACTTTCACGAGCGCGCGGCGGGAACGCAGCCGCTGCCGTATCTCATTCACACGTGCAGTCGTTGCGGTTACTCGGGTGCCGATCGTGATTTCACCGACGGCGCCGACGTATCGCCGATCCTGAAGGAGCGTGTTTGGTCCGAGCTCGCGCCGGCGATCAACAACGGGACGCGAACGGGTTCAGAGAAGTACGAGGCCGCCGCGAAGGTGGCCGAGTGGCAAGGCGCCGAACCGCGGCACGTTGCCGACCTCCTGCTCCGCGCGGCTTGGTGCTGCGTGGACGAGGGCGACACCGAAGCCGAACGCTTCTTCCGGCGGAAAGCGGCCTGGAAATTCGAGGAGTCACTGAGCGCCTTCGACGGCGTCCCGCGCGACGAGCGAGCCGTGATCAACTACTTGGTCGGCGAGTTGTGGCGCCGAGTCGGCGACACGACGTTGGCCGAGACCTGGTTCGACCGAGTCCGGTCCGAGATCGTGGATTCGGAGGCCCAGCAGTGGATCGTCGAGGCCGCGGACCAGCAGCGCGACGCGCCGCGTGAGTGGTTCAGCTGA
- the mnmE gene encoding tRNA uridine-5-carboxymethylaminomethyl(34) synthesis GTPase MnmE — translation MPREQARHSSSSPIDSSETIVAPATAPGRGALSVVRLSGKNAHDIGRAALLSWPETARVATLTKVHDVAGTVLDQVVVIRYDAPASFTGEDSVELITHGGAVVSATVVAALVGRGARLARPGEFTRRAVLNGKLDVLQAEATGDLIDAGSRAAQAMALRQLDGGLTRRITSLRSELITLEALIAYDIDFPEEDDGPIAPARILRQTDAVVNALDQLLATARAGELVREGALVVIAGAPNVGKSSLFNALLGESRAIVTDIPGTTRDAIEAVVDTPSLPLRLVDTAGIRDAVDPVERLGVQVSASYVARAAVVLACGDDRESMRQIGSSLAGRTAAPIVAVWTKIDLAPPTDNELEAVRDIIGASSVVGVSAETGTGLDLLLSSVASLATGDAGELHADAPILTRERHRYAVAKALEEVRAFRSAWRGGDVPATVAAVHLREAVTMLEDLIGAVDIEDVLDEVFRRFCVGK, via the coding sequence ATGCCGCGCGAGCAGGCGCGGCATTCCAGCAGTTCACCGATCGACTCATCGGAGACGATCGTCGCCCCGGCGACGGCGCCCGGGCGGGGCGCGCTGTCGGTCGTGCGCCTGTCCGGAAAAAACGCGCACGACATCGGCCGCGCCGCGTTGCTATCGTGGCCCGAGACCGCGCGGGTGGCGACGTTGACCAAGGTTCACGACGTCGCGGGCACCGTGCTCGATCAAGTCGTGGTGATCCGCTACGACGCGCCGGCGTCGTTCACCGGCGAAGATTCCGTCGAGCTGATTACCCATGGTGGCGCCGTGGTGTCGGCGACCGTCGTTGCGGCGCTCGTCGGGCGTGGCGCACGGCTGGCTCGTCCCGGCGAGTTCACGCGGCGCGCCGTTCTCAACGGGAAGCTCGACGTGCTACAGGCCGAAGCCACCGGCGATCTCATCGACGCGGGCTCGCGCGCCGCCCAGGCTATGGCACTGCGGCAGCTCGACGGCGGGCTGACGCGCCGAATCACGTCGCTCAGGAGCGAGCTGATCACGCTCGAAGCGCTGATCGCGTACGACATCGACTTTCCCGAAGAGGACGATGGGCCGATTGCGCCGGCGCGAATTCTTCGGCAGACGGACGCCGTCGTGAACGCGCTCGATCAGCTTCTCGCGACCGCGCGGGCGGGGGAATTGGTCCGAGAGGGTGCGCTGGTGGTGATCGCCGGCGCGCCGAACGTCGGCAAATCTTCGTTGTTCAACGCACTGCTCGGCGAAAGCCGGGCGATCGTGACCGACATTCCGGGAACCACGCGCGACGCGATCGAGGCTGTCGTCGATACACCGTCGCTGCCGTTGCGTCTCGTGGATACGGCCGGAATCCGCGATGCCGTGGACCCGGTCGAGCGGCTCGGCGTTCAGGTCAGCGCGTCGTACGTCGCGCGGGCGGCCGTGGTGTTGGCCTGCGGCGACGACCGCGAGTCGATGCGTCAGATCGGCTCGAGTCTCGCCGGCCGCACAGCGGCGCCGATCGTCGCGGTTTGGACGAAGATCGACCTCGCGCCGCCGACTGATAATGAGCTGGAAGCCGTGCGCGACATCATCGGCGCATCGAGCGTCGTTGGGGTCAGCGCGGAAACAGGCACTGGCCTCGACCTCCTGTTGTCGTCCGTCGCCAGCCTGGCGACCGGCGACGCCGGCGAGCTACACGCCGATGCGCCGATTCTGACTCGCGAGCGACATCGGTATGCCGTGGCGAAGGCACTCGAGGAGGTTCGCGCGTTCCGGTCGGCGTGGCGGGGAGGCGACGTGCCGGCAACGGTAGCCGCCGTTCATCTTCGCGAAGCGGTGACGATGCTCGAGGACCTGATCGGCGCGGTGGACATCGAGGACGTGCTCGACGAAGTGTTTCGACGGTTCTGCGTTGGGAAATGA
- a CDS encoding MBL fold metallo-hydrolase: MHVTYIGHATLLIQIGETRLLTDPNFDARLGRILPRVAAPGIALDELPRLDAILLTHAHADHLSFDSLDRLQRDIPIIAPPAVANWLRRLGYNETVSVGPGERFEIASVGVHAATATHRGNRYGFDRWRSAANMYLIDGGATTAFFAGDTALDTDTHGLVERVLWERGQELDLAMLPIGYAPWWKPGFRRGHLTHDDALELFERLRARIFVPYHWGTFRHVTATAHDAIRRLRAAVERHPLRAGVRIIEPGESLEVHGAAAA; this comes from the coding sequence ATGCACGTCACCTACATCGGCCACGCGACCCTGCTCATCCAGATCGGCGAGACTCGGCTTCTCACCGACCCGAACTTCGACGCGCGCCTCGGCCGCATCCTGCCGCGCGTGGCGGCGCCAGGTATCGCCCTCGACGAGCTTCCGAGACTCGACGCGATCCTGCTCACGCACGCGCACGCCGACCATTTGTCGTTCGACTCTCTCGACCGCCTGCAGCGTGATATTCCGATCATCGCACCGCCCGCCGTGGCGAACTGGTTGCGGCGGCTCGGCTATAACGAGACCGTTTCAGTGGGTCCGGGCGAGCGGTTCGAGATTGCCTCGGTCGGCGTTCACGCCGCGACCGCGACCCACCGCGGCAACCGCTACGGTTTCGACCGGTGGCGCAGCGCGGCAAACATGTACCTGATCGACGGCGGCGCGACGACGGCGTTCTTCGCCGGGGACACCGCGCTCGACACCGATACGCACGGGTTGGTCGAGCGGGTTCTCTGGGAGCGTGGGCAGGAGCTCGATCTCGCGATGCTGCCGATCGGCTACGCGCCGTGGTGGAAGCCGGGTTTTCGGCGCGGCCACCTGACGCACGACGACGCGCTCGAGTTGTTCGAGCGGTTGCGTGCGCGGATCTTCGTCCCATATCACTGGGGAACGTTCAGGCACGTGACTGCGACGGCGCACGACGCGATTCGACGGCTGCGTGCCGCCGTCGAACGCCATCCGCTGCGTGCCGGTGTGCGCATCATCGAGCCGGGAGAGTCGCTCGAGGTTCACGGAGCAGCGGCGGCGTGA
- a CDS encoding YidC/Oxa1 family insertase periplasmic-domain containing protein produces the protein MDKRTLLAAALMALVIVLTPRIFSSRSAPPPAATRADSTAVSTAAPANSAAATPQAPTVTAPKADTTRRTTTPIAQAATITTPRATFALMNPGAAPGDVTLPSFRDLRPGDPKGTNVVIAPAGKLHLVYRLAAGADTIALDTLHFTVAPTPNEVTFSSVPINVSYRTTSDGYRLSVSGRANNAPPGATLVIDLPSGIRSVEADTLDDSRHLAFAFKIPRRDPTSVAFSKLEPGSARIDTGSFQWVAAKTKYWLVALMQPVGSLPSAGIFRDILLRGAPRTGKVVDAAYARTTLPLKNNAFAFDLYIGPQSWAELHALNNDLENVNPYAGWLHPVVQPFATIVMRVLLWMKATLRVNYGWVLIIFGVVIRLLLWPLNNKAMRSSIQMQRLQPELTAIQAKYKSDPEKQRDALVKVYQDHGMSPFSPMLGCLPMLLPMPVLFALYFVFQNTIEFRGVPFLWLPDLALKDPLYIIPLVMGGSMYLLSWLGMRSSPPNPQAKMMSYMMPVMFTFLFLNFASGLNLYYAVQNIAALPQQWFLSRERVRAGVSSTPALGSAGAARAGPATRKT, from the coding sequence ATGGATAAACGCACGCTGCTCGCGGCCGCCTTGATGGCGCTCGTCATCGTACTCACGCCGCGGATTTTTTCGTCGAGATCGGCGCCCCCTCCCGCGGCGACGCGCGCCGACAGCACGGCTGTCAGCACCGCGGCGCCGGCGAATAGCGCGGCGGCCACGCCGCAGGCACCGACGGTGACGGCTCCCAAGGCCGATACGACGCGCCGCACCACGACACCGATCGCGCAGGCCGCCACGATCACGACGCCTCGCGCGACGTTCGCGCTGATGAACCCCGGCGCCGCGCCGGGCGACGTGACGCTTCCGTCGTTTCGCGATCTCCGGCCGGGCGATCCGAAGGGAACGAACGTCGTCATCGCTCCCGCGGGCAAGCTGCACTTGGTCTATCGACTCGCCGCGGGCGCCGACACGATCGCGCTGGACACGCTCCATTTCACGGTGGCGCCGACGCCCAACGAGGTCACGTTCTCGTCGGTGCCGATCAACGTCAGCTATCGGACGACGTCGGATGGCTACCGTCTTTCGGTGAGCGGCCGCGCCAACAACGCGCCGCCAGGGGCGACGCTCGTCATCGATCTTCCCTCGGGCATTCGATCCGTCGAGGCGGACACGCTCGACGACTCGCGGCACCTCGCCTTCGCTTTCAAGATTCCAAGGCGGGATCCGACGAGTGTCGCGTTCTCGAAACTCGAGCCCGGGTCCGCGCGCATCGACACCGGTTCGTTCCAGTGGGTCGCCGCGAAGACGAAGTATTGGCTCGTAGCCTTGATGCAGCCCGTCGGTTCGCTGCCGTCGGCGGGAATCTTTCGCGACATCCTGTTGCGCGGCGCGCCGCGCACGGGCAAGGTCGTCGATGCTGCGTACGCGAGAACGACGCTACCGCTCAAGAACAACGCGTTCGCGTTCGACCTGTACATCGGGCCGCAGTCGTGGGCCGAACTGCACGCGCTGAACAACGACCTCGAGAACGTCAACCCGTACGCCGGCTGGCTCCATCCGGTGGTGCAGCCGTTCGCGACGATCGTGATGCGCGTGTTGCTCTGGATGAAGGCGACGCTGCGCGTGAACTACGGCTGGGTGCTGATCATCTTCGGCGTCGTCATCAGGCTTCTGCTCTGGCCGCTCAACAACAAGGCCATGCGCTCGAGCATCCAGATGCAACGCCTGCAGCCCGAGCTGACCGCGATTCAGGCGAAGTACAAGAGCGATCCGGAGAAGCAGCGCGACGCCCTGGTGAAGGTCTATCAGGACCACGGCATGAGTCCGTTCAGTCCGATGCTCGGCTGCCTGCCGATGCTGTTGCCGATGCCCGTGCTGTTCGCGCTGTACTTCGTGTTCCAGAACACGATCGAGTTTCGCGGCGTGCCGTTCCTCTGGCTTCCGGACCTCGCGCTCAAGGACCCGCTTTACATCATCCCGCTCGTGATGGGCGGATCGATGTACCTGCTCTCGTGGCTCGGCATGCGTTCGAGCCCGCCGAACCCGCAGGCGAAGATGATGAGCTACATGATGCCGGTGATGTTCACGTTCCTGTTCCTGAACTTCGCGTCGGGCTTGAACCTCTACTACGCCGTGCAGAACATCGCCGCGCTGCCGCAACAGTGGTTCCTGTCGCGGGAGCGCGTGCGCGCGGGCGTCTCGTCGACCCCGGCGCTCGGGTCAGCGGGCGCGGCGCGGGCCGGTCCGGCCACGCGAAAGACGTAG
- the yidD gene encoding membrane protein insertion efficiency factor YidD, whose product MRRVLVLFVRGYQVAISPILPASCRYYPSCSAYAIEAIERYGAMRGAWMAARRIARCHPFRPGGYDPVP is encoded by the coding sequence ATGCGGCGCGTTCTGGTCCTGTTCGTGCGCGGCTACCAGGTGGCGATCTCACCGATACTGCCCGCTTCGTGCCGCTATTATCCAAGCTGCTCGGCCTACGCGATCGAAGCGATCGAACGCTACGGCGCGATGCGCGGCGCGTGGATGGCGGCGCGGCGGATTGCCCGGTGTCATCCGTTCCGACCCGGCGGCTACGACCCCGTTCCATAG
- the rpmH gene encoding 50S ribosomal protein L34: MGKPTYRPRNKRRIKTHGFRTRMETKWGREVLSRRRKKGRKRLTVKLPSKYAGV; encoded by the coding sequence ATGGGTAAGCCGACGTACCGTCCGCGAAACAAGCGCCGAATCAAAACCCACGGGTTTCGGACGCGTATGGAAACGAAATGGGGACGCGAAGTGCTCAGCCGGCGCCGGAAGAAGGGACGCAAACGCCTCACCGTCAAGTTGCCGAGCAAGTACGCCGGCGTCTGA
- the dnaA gene encoding chromosomal replication initiator protein DnaA: MSLTAHEAWSRLLDRARQELPEQTYRTWLEPTEALSMNETTVFVGCPDQFAADWNESKHADMLASLAPIALGHPLSVVFKVTEERRARSQMDLFIAQPPQRPITQQNGGINSPPLSDRYTFEYFVIGKSNELAAAAAHAVGQAPGKVYNPLFIYGDTGLGKTHLMQAIAHEILLRKPETRITFIGTEQFTNELVAAIQNRTTADFRRRFRETDLLLVDDVHFLKGKEAMQEEFFHTFNALYEAGRQIVLTSDRPPEEIPGLEARLVSRFHWGMVADIEMPDLEHRIAILRQKAQLDHLELTIPEEVVRFIAENVRSSVRELEGSIIKLLAYASLKHREITVDVAREALRDKLKPLPGETPGGPALNAFAIQQAVSKEWGVTNEGLRSKTRTKNLTVPRQIAMYLMRDLLGMQLVEIGAAFGGRDHSTVIHSLERVIAMMNEDPSFAQRVGRIKAALESLRN, translated from the coding sequence ATGTCGCTGACCGCCCACGAAGCTTGGAGCCGTCTGCTCGATCGCGCTCGTCAAGAGCTGCCCGAGCAGACCTACAGAACCTGGCTCGAGCCGACTGAGGCGCTGTCCATGAACGAGACGACGGTGTTCGTCGGTTGCCCGGACCAGTTCGCCGCCGACTGGAACGAGTCCAAGCATGCCGACATGCTGGCCAGCCTCGCTCCCATCGCACTCGGGCACCCGCTCAGCGTCGTGTTCAAGGTGACCGAAGAGCGGCGGGCCCGGTCGCAGATGGATTTGTTCATCGCGCAGCCGCCGCAGCGACCGATCACGCAGCAGAATGGCGGCATCAATTCGCCACCATTAAGCGATCGATACACGTTCGAGTATTTCGTCATCGGGAAATCCAACGAGCTCGCCGCCGCCGCCGCGCATGCCGTCGGCCAGGCCCCAGGCAAGGTCTACAACCCGCTCTTCATCTACGGCGACACGGGACTCGGCAAGACCCACCTCATGCAGGCCATCGCCCACGAGATCCTGCTCCGGAAGCCCGAGACGCGAATCACCTTCATCGGCACCGAGCAGTTCACCAACGAGCTCGTGGCCGCGATTCAGAACCGCACCACCGCAGACTTCCGCCGACGCTTCCGCGAGACGGACCTCCTCCTTGTCGACGACGTCCACTTCCTCAAAGGGAAGGAGGCGATGCAGGAGGAATTCTTTCACACCTTCAACGCTCTCTATGAAGCCGGGCGCCAGATCGTTCTCACCAGCGATCGACCTCCCGAGGAAATCCCTGGCCTCGAGGCGCGGCTCGTTTCGCGCTTCCACTGGGGAATGGTCGCCGATATCGAGATGCCCGATCTCGAGCACCGAATCGCCATCCTTCGCCAAAAAGCGCAGCTCGACCACCTGGAGTTGACGATTCCCGAAGAGGTGGTCCGGTTCATCGCCGAAAACGTGCGTTCGAGCGTGCGCGAGCTGGAAGGATCGATCATCAAGCTGCTCGCCTACGCGTCGCTCAAGCACCGCGAAATCACCGTCGACGTCGCTCGCGAGGCGCTACGCGACAAGCTCAAGCCGCTCCCGGGTGAAACCCCCGGCGGACCGGCGCTCAACGCCTTCGCGATCCAGCAGGCCGTGTCCAAGGAGTGGGGCGTTACCAACGAAGGGCTTCGCTCCAAAACGCGCACGAAGAACCTCACCGTACCGCGTCAGATCGCGATGTATCTGATGCGCGACCTACTCGGCATGCAGCTGGTCGAAATCGGCGCGGCGTTCGGGGGCCGCGATCACTCCACGGTCATCCACTCGCTCGAGCGCGTGATCGCCATGATGAACGAGGATCCATCGTTCGCGCAGCGTGTCGGTAGGATCAAAGCGGCGTTGGAAAGTCTCCGGAATTGA
- the dnaN gene encoding DNA polymerase III subunit beta, which produces MRFTISREKLQEGLAAVTASIPAKTTLPVLANILVEATDKGIRLSGTDLDIAVTTEVAADVETTGATTVPAKKLSEIARELPPAPVRIAAAGEQRVTLDCGRSHFKILGLPRDEFPAFPNVRFNESWRIRSGDLQKLISHTSFAVSTEESRPILNGVLWELRPDMMRMVATNGHRLAKMETPIKSGGAPSSDLIVPAKALEQIRRLFPEDEELEIAKGDNHLGFRSPFTAVFTRLIEGPYPPYDAVLPKDNNRVAIADRTALTSALRRMSIIASDQTHRIRLSFNAGMLKFSVQTPDLGEATDELAVRYTGDPLDIGFNANYLLEILRFIPTDEVRLTFKAPERAATIEPEGWADPASYLCLVMPLRLLD; this is translated from the coding sequence ATGCGGTTTACGATCTCCCGAGAAAAATTGCAGGAAGGTCTTGCCGCGGTCACCGCGAGCATACCGGCCAAGACGACGCTGCCGGTTCTCGCGAACATTCTCGTCGAGGCCACCGACAAGGGCATTCGATTGTCCGGCACGGACCTCGACATCGCCGTCACGACCGAGGTCGCGGCCGACGTCGAGACCACTGGCGCCACGACCGTCCCCGCGAAAAAGCTCAGTGAGATCGCTCGCGAGTTGCCGCCCGCGCCGGTTCGCATCGCCGCCGCCGGCGAGCAGCGTGTGACGCTCGATTGCGGTCGTTCGCACTTCAAGATTCTCGGCCTGCCGCGCGACGAGTTCCCGGCGTTCCCGAACGTTCGGTTCAACGAGAGCTGGCGCATTCGTTCCGGCGACCTGCAGAAGCTGATTTCGCACACGTCGTTCGCCGTCTCGACGGAGGAAAGCCGGCCGATTTTGAATGGCGTGCTGTGGGAGCTTCGGCCGGACATGATGCGAATGGTCGCGACGAACGGGCACCGGCTCGCCAAGATGGAGACGCCGATCAAGTCCGGCGGCGCTCCGTCGAGCGACTTGATCGTTCCCGCCAAGGCGCTCGAGCAGATCCGTCGTCTCTTTCCCGAGGACGAGGAGCTCGAGATCGCGAAGGGCGACAACCACCTCGGTTTCCGCTCGCCGTTCACGGCGGTCTTCACGCGTCTCATCGAAGGACCCTATCCGCCTTACGACGCGGTCCTTCCCAAGGACAACAACCGCGTCGCCATCGCCGACCGAACCGCGCTCACGAGCGCGCTGCGCCGAATGTCGATCATCGCGTCCGACCAGACGCACCGCATCCGGCTGTCCTTCAACGCCGGCATGCTCAAGTTCAGCGTACAGACCCCGGACCTCGGCGAGGCGACCGACGAATTGGCGGTTCGATACACCGGCGACCCTCTGGACATCGGCTTCAACGCGAACTATCTGCTCGAGATTCTGCGTTTCATTCCGACGGACGAAGTCCGGTTGACGTTCAAGGCGCCTGAGCGTGCGGCGACGATCGAGCCCGAAGGGTGGGCGGATCCGGCCTCGTACCTCTGTCTCGTGATGCCTTTGCGGCTGCTCGACTGA
- a CDS encoding DUF4126 domain-containing protein codes for MFSLITLVQSLGLAYAAGLNLYATVAITGLAVRYGWVHNVPTTIEGFGNLAVILLAVALYSIEFLATLIPGVASAWETLHSLIRPPAAAMLAAATAWHADPVIVLIAALLGGGLAITTHTTKLGLRYAIDASPEPITNSVANGAEFALVAVVAVAIWHHPLITLFFALVVLAGLIMTVRFIWKALRQVFRGRWMPAAGLMQAPRMREERISRAVPRADLFDDD; via the coding sequence GTGTTCAGTCTCATCACGCTTGTTCAGAGTCTCGGGCTGGCTTACGCGGCGGGGCTGAATCTCTACGCCACCGTCGCGATCACCGGGCTTGCCGTTCGCTACGGCTGGGTGCACAACGTGCCGACCACGATCGAAGGGTTCGGCAACCTCGCCGTCATCCTACTCGCGGTCGCGCTCTACAGCATCGAGTTCCTGGCCACCCTGATTCCAGGCGTCGCGTCGGCGTGGGAGACGCTGCACAGTCTGATTCGGCCGCCGGCGGCGGCGATGCTGGCCGCGGCCACGGCCTGGCATGCCGACCCGGTGATCGTGCTCATCGCCGCGCTGCTCGGCGGCGGGCTCGCGATCACCACGCACACCACCAAGCTCGGGCTCCGCTATGCGATCGACGCGTCGCCGGAGCCGATCACGAACAGCGTGGCGAATGGCGCCGAATTCGCGCTGGTCGCGGTGGTTGCCGTGGCTATCTGGCACCACCCGTTGATCACGCTCTTCTTCGCGTTAGTCGTGCTGGCGGGCCTGATCATGACCGTGCGTTTCATATGGAAAGCCCTTCGTCAGGTGTTCCGCGGCAGATGGATGCCGGCGGCCGGGCTGATGCAGGCGCCGCGAATGCGTGAAGAACGCATCAGCCGCGCGGTGCCGCGCGCGGACCTCTTCGACGACGACTGA
- a CDS encoding helix-turn-helix domain-containing protein, whose amino-acid sequence MHPDPRNTAKPLAIVTMLTPIERLRVDAAGDGWYQTIHRDSVAEVVQDLKTQRAGAVVLSVARCDSTERAAVAALVREFPRVPTVALLTSVDRAAPQAMLSLGSTGVRQLVDVREADGWRELRNYLLTTRAEDIQREALGQLAIDLAGVSHDCWRFFEALFLVPAHVSTVRALARRLDVLPSTLMSRFFRAKLPAPKRYLAMARLVRAARLFENPGFSVANIANHMDYSSPQSFGRHVRMLLNMTALQLRDSYDGRGMFELFRATLVLPHLEPLHRLRPLAPNWGSPAARQVIH is encoded by the coding sequence ATGCATCCCGATCCACGCAATACCGCGAAGCCGCTCGCGATCGTCACGATGTTGACTCCCATTGAGCGGCTCCGCGTCGACGCCGCCGGAGACGGATGGTATCAGACCATCCACCGCGATTCCGTCGCGGAAGTGGTTCAAGATCTCAAGACGCAACGCGCGGGAGCGGTCGTGCTCTCCGTCGCCCGCTGCGACTCCACTGAGAGAGCCGCAGTCGCCGCGCTGGTGCGTGAATTCCCGCGCGTTCCCACCGTGGCGCTGCTCACGAGCGTGGACCGGGCGGCCCCGCAGGCAATGCTCTCGCTCGGATCGACGGGAGTACGCCAACTCGTCGACGTGCGCGAGGCGGACGGATGGCGTGAGCTGCGGAACTATCTGCTCACGACGCGCGCCGAGGACATTCAGCGCGAGGCATTGGGGCAGCTCGCCATCGATCTCGCCGGCGTGTCGCACGACTGCTGGCGTTTCTTCGAGGCGCTCTTTCTCGTGCCGGCGCACGTATCCACCGTTCGGGCGCTCGCTCGTCGGCTGGACGTGCTGCCCAGCACGCTGATGAGCAGATTTTTCAGAGCCAAGCTGCCGGCCCCGAAGCGCTACCTGGCGATGGCACGGCTGGTGCGCGCCGCGAGGCTCTTCGAGAATCCAGGCTTCTCCGTGGCGAACATCGCGAACCACATGGACTACTCGTCGCCCCAGAGCTTCGGACGCCACGTGCGGATGCTGCTCAACATGACGGCGTTGCAGTTGCGCGATTCGTACGACGGTCGCGGAATGTTCGAGCTGTTCCGCGCCACGCTCGTTCTGCCGCACCTCGAGCCGCTGCACCGGCTTCGTCCCCTCGCGCCCAATTGGGGCTCGCCGGCCGCGCGCCAGGTGATCCATTAG
- the pyrE gene encoding orotate phosphoribosyltransferase gives MSKRNDLITLLATRSAKRGNFTLASGRQSSLYIDARITTMSPDGLALIGPLGLEAIREAGWQADSVGGLTLGADPIAYAIAYASATTGAPVRAFTVRKEAKSHGTGRLIEGPFRPGDSVVVIEDTITTGSSALRAIDAVSAGGGSIVGVLALVDREEGGREAIEAQGHRVISLARAKEIMATMPAASVRGEARGD, from the coding sequence ATGTCGAAACGAAACGACTTGATAACGCTTCTCGCGACGCGCTCGGCGAAGCGAGGCAACTTCACGCTGGCATCCGGTCGGCAGTCTTCCTTATACATCGACGCGCGGATCACCACAATGAGCCCGGACGGCCTCGCGTTGATCGGCCCGTTGGGTTTGGAGGCCATTCGCGAAGCGGGGTGGCAGGCGGACTCGGTCGGCGGACTGACGCTCGGCGCGGATCCGATCGCCTACGCCATCGCGTACGCGAGCGCGACGACCGGCGCACCGGTTCGCGCCTTTACGGTGCGCAAGGAAGCGAAGTCCCACGGGACTGGGCGGCTGATCGAGGGGCCGTTCAGGCCGGGCGACTCGGTGGTCGTGATCGAAGACACGATCACCACCGGCTCGTCGGCGCTTCGCGCGATCGACGCCGTGAGTGCGGGCGGCGGATCGATCGTCGGCGTGCTCGCGCTCGTCGACCGCGAGGAGGGAGGGCGAGAGGCGATCGAGGCGCAGGGGCATCGCGTGATCTCGCTCGCGCGCGCGAAGGAGATCATGGCGACGATGCCCGCCGCCTCGGTGAGGGGTGAAGCGCGAGGCGACTAA